In Pseudomonas sp. Q1-7, the genomic window GATCGATCACGACGGTGCGCGCCGGATCGACGGCGAAGCGGTGAGCGGCCTGGCTGGCGTCGTCGCCGAGCGGCGCCAGCAGGCACAAGGCCGAGCCGGAAGGGCGCGCCGTGGGTTCCACATCGGCGCCCAGATGCTGCAGCAGCGGCAGCAGGCGCTCGCGATCCAGTGCGTCGTCGGTGCCCAGCCAGATCGGCGGCAGCACGGGGCAAGCCGGCGTCGCCGATGCACCACGCAGGACAGGCTGGCCGTTGTCGTAACGGTAGAAACCCTGCCCGCTCTTGCGGCCCAGGTGGCCCGCCGCGAGCATCTGCCGCAGCAAGGGGTGGGGCCTGTAACGAGGCTCCTCGTACCACTGCTGGTAGACCGACTCCATCACCGGCTGGCTGACGTCCAGGCCGATCAGGTCGAACAGCTCGAACGGCCCCATGCGGAAGCCCGCGCCTTCGCGCAGGACGCGGTCGATCGTTGAGGCGTCGGCCACGCCCTCGGCGAGGATGCGCAGCGCCTCGGTACCGAAGGCGCGTCCGGCGTGGTTGACGATGAAACCGGGCGTATCACGGGCACGCACCGGCTGGTGGCCCAGCGCGGTGACCAGCGCATGCAGGCGTTCGCCCACTGGCGGGCGAGTGGTCAGGCCTTCGATCACTTCCACCAGGCGCATCAACGGCGCCGGATTGAAGAAATGCAGGCCGGCGACTCGGCCGGGGTCGCGGCAGGCCGAGGCGATGGCGGTGATCGACAGCGACGAGGTGTTGCTCGCCAGGATGGCCTCCTCGTCCAGCAGCGCTTCCAACTGACGGAACAGGGCCTGTTTGGCTTCCAGCTGCTCGACGATGGCCTCCACCACCAACTGGCAGTCATGCAATTCCTCGAGGCGCTCCACTACGGTCAGGTTATGTTCGGTGCGCTTGGCTGCCTCCGGGCTCATGCGGTCCTTCTCTACCTGCCGTGCGAGGAGCTTCGCGATGCCATCGAGAGCCTGGCGTGCCGCGTCTGGGCGCAGGTCGAACAGCTTCACTCCGAGTCCGGCCTGGGCTGCCAGCTGGGCGATGCCTTGCCCCATGGCGCCAGCGCCCACCACCCCGACACGGGTTATAGGTTCGCCGTTCATATGCCTTGGTACTCCGGTGTGCGCTTTTCCAGGAACGCGCGCATGCCTTCCTTCTGGTCGCGGGAATCGAACAGCAACTGGAAGGCCTTGCGCTCCAGCGACAGGGCGTGCTCAAGCGGCATGTCCATGCCGGCCTGGACCACCTCCTTGATCTGAGTCACCGCCAGCGGGGGCATGCCCGCTATCTGGCGCGCGAGCGCAATGGCGCGTGGCAGCGCCTCGGCATCGGCCACCACCTCGCTGACCAGCCCCATGGCCAGCGCCTCCCGGGCGCTCACCCGGCAACCGGTGAGCAGCATGCGCATCGCCTGGAACTTGCCCACAGCCCGCAGCAGGCGCTGGGTACCGCCGGCGCCGGGCATCACGCCGACCCTGATTTCCGGTTGGGCGAACTGCGCGGACTCGCCGGCGACGATCAGGTCGCAATGCATCGCCAGCTCGCAGCCGCCGCCCAGGGCATGGCCGTTGACGGCGGCGATGACCGGCTTGGTGCAGTGGGAAATCGCCTGCCAGTGGCGCTCGACATGACGCTGGTAGATAGCCAGTGCCGAGGCCTCCGCCAGCTCGCCCAGGTCCGCGCCGGCGGCAAAGGCACGGGCATTTCCACTGATGACGATCACTCGGGTCTGGGGGCAGCGGTCCAGCTGCAGGAAGTGTCCGGCAAGCTCTTCGCGCAGGACCATGTTCAGGGCATTCAGTACCGCAGGGCGATTCAGTCGCAGCAGGGCGACGCCCGCGTGCGGGCGCTCCAGCAATACCGTGGGTTCGGGGCGTGCGGCCCCCTGGTCAGCGCTCATGGCGACCTCCAGTCACGCAGGTTGGAAAGGGGCGGCCAGGGCGCGGCCGCACGGATTCAGCCGTGGACAATGCCGCGTTGCAGCAGGGCGTCGATCGCCACGGGCGACAGGCCCAGTTCCGCCAGTACCTCACGGGTGCTTTCGCCCAGCCTCGGCGGCGGGCTGCGGTAGCGGGCGGGCGTGCGCGACAGCTTCACCGGCGAGGCGATGCCCCGGTAGTCGCCCAGTTCCACCACCAGGCCGCGATGCCGGGTGTGCGGGTGCTCGACCACCTGATCCACCGTGGCGATGGCGCCGCAGGGCACGCCGAGGCGGATCAGTCGCTCGGCCAGGTCGCGACCGTCCTGTGTCGCCAGGTGGCTTTCCAGGGCCTGCTTGAGGGCCTGGCGGTTGACCGAGCGCGTGCCGTTGTCGCGAAAGCGCGGGTCCTCCAGCAGGCTCTCGGCGCCCAGGTGTTGGCACAGCCGGGCGAACTGCCGGTCGTTGCCGACGGCGAGGAAGATCGGTTCGGTACCGGTGCGGTAACTGTCGTAGGGCGCGATGTTGGGATGGGCGTTGCCCGTGCGCTGCGGGGTGCGGCCGGAGGCGAAGTGGTTGGGCAGGTGCGGGTGCAGCAGGGAGATGCCGCAATCGTACAGGGCGATGTCCAGCGATTGGCCGCGCCCGCTCGACTGGCGCTCGTTCAGCGCCAGGAGAATGCCGACCACCGCGTTCAGCCCGGTGACCATGTCGACGATCGGCAGGCCGATGCGCAAGGCGTCACCCTGGGCTTCGCCGTTGACGCTCATCAGGCCGGCCATGGCCTGGATCGCCGCGTCGTACCCCGGCAGTCCGCCGAGCGGGCCGTCGGCGCCGAAGCCGGATACCGCGCAGTGGATCAGCCGCGGGAAGCGCTCGCGGAGAACGTCCTCATAACCGATGCCCCAGCGCGCCAGGGTACCGGGTTTGAAGTTCTCCAGCAGGACGTCGGCACCGTCCAGCAACCGCAGCAGCAGGTCGATGCCCTCGGCCTTCGAGAGATCGACGGCGATGCCCTTCTTGTTGCGGTTCACGCCCTTGAAGTAGGACGCCGTATCGCCTTCGAAAGGTGGGCCCCAGCCACGGGTCTCGTCACCCGCGAGCGGTTCCAGCTTGATCACATCCGCGCCGTGGTCGGCCAGCGCCTGGGAGCAGTAGGGACCGCCCAGGACGCGGCTGAGGTCGATGACGCGGATGCCGCGCAGGGCGCCAGGTTGGTCGTTCATGGTCGTTCTCGTCATGGGAAGGGCTTCACTGCGCCAGCAACTGCAGGGCATCGCCCAGGCTTACCGGCGCCTCGGATACCAGCGTGGGCAGCAGCGGGGCGGCGGCGTCGACGGCGGGCAGGTCCAGCGGGTCCTTCGGCAGCAACTTGTGGCGCACCACCAGCAGCGCCAGGGCCAGGCGGCGGTAATCCGGTGCCAGGCGGCAGGCTTCCCAGGCCATGAAGATCGCCGTGGCGATGTGGTAGAGCGCGCTGCCGGCCTGACGCACCTGCTCGTGGCGGTGCTCGGCCGCCACCTCGCTCAGGGCCGTGGCCACGCGGTCCAGCAGGCTGCGCAGGTGTGCGGTCACCGGGGCGGGCAGCTCCGCATCGGCGAGCACGTGCTGCAGGTGGCGCTGCAAGGGGGCCAGGGCATCCTCGCGGGTGACCGCACGGGCGATATCCAGCGCGACGATGTTGCTGGTGCCCTCCCAGATCGAGCCGAGGTGGGCGTCGCGCACCAGGCGCGCATCGCTCCACTCCTCGATATACCCGACGCCGCCGCGCACCTCCATGGCGTCGCCGGTGACCCGGCGAGCGTCACGGCAGGCGCGGAACTTGATTAGCGGCGTGAGGATGCGCACACACTTCTGCGCTTCGACATCGCCGCTGTCAGCCCGAGGCAACAGGGTGGCGATCTGCATGAACATGGAACGGGCCTGCTCGGCCGGCAACATCATCTTCAGGAGCTGGCGCTGCATCAGCGGCATGTCGGTCAGATGCTTGCCGAACGCCAGGCGATTACGCGCCACGTAAAGGGCTTCGTTGACCGCGCGGCGCATCAGCCCGGCGGCGCGCACGCCATTGGACAGGCGCGACATGTTCACCATGTCGGCCATCTGCTGAAAGCCACGGCCGATCTCGCCAATCAGGCAGGCGCTGGCGCCTTCCAGGCTGATCTCGCCGCTGGCCATCGAGCGGGTGCCCAATTTGTCCTTCAGGCGGACGATGCGATAGGCGTTGCGGGAACCGTCCGGACGGTGCCTGGGCAGCAGGAACAGGCTCACCCCGGCCATGCCGTCCGGCGCACCGTCGGGGCGG contains:
- a CDS encoding 3-hydroxyacyl-CoA dehydrogenase, producing the protein MNGEPITRVGVVGAGAMGQGIAQLAAQAGLGVKLFDLRPDAARQALDGIAKLLARQVEKDRMSPEAAKRTEHNLTVVERLEELHDCQLVVEAIVEQLEAKQALFRQLEALLDEEAILASNTSSLSITAIASACRDPGRVAGLHFFNPAPLMRLVEVIEGLTTRPPVGERLHALVTALGHQPVRARDTPGFIVNHAGRAFGTEALRILAEGVADASTIDRVLREGAGFRMGPFELFDLIGLDVSQPVMESVYQQWYEEPRYRPHPLLRQMLAAGHLGRKSGQGFYRYDNGQPVLRGASATPACPVLPPIWLGTDDALDRERLLPLLQHLGADVEPTARPSGSALCLLAPLGDDASQAAHRFAVDPARTVVIDPLTDLLRHRCLMLTPLTRSEVQQAAHALFARDGAGVSIIRDSTGLILQRTLAAIVNLACDIAQQGIATPQDIDQAVHLGLGYPQGPLAWGDQLGAGRLLRILERIHALSGDPRYRPSPWLRRRASLGLSLRQPEPPLPA
- a CDS encoding enoyl-CoA hydratase, with amino-acid sequence MSADQGAARPEPTVLLERPHAGVALLRLNRPAVLNALNMVLREELAGHFLQLDRCPQTRVIVISGNARAFAAGADLGELAEASALAIYQRHVERHWQAISHCTKPVIAAVNGHALGGGCELAMHCDLIVAGESAQFAQPEIRVGVMPGAGGTQRLLRAVGKFQAMRMLLTGCRVSAREALAMGLVSEVVADAEALPRAIALARQIAGMPPLAVTQIKEVVQAGMDMPLEHALSLERKAFQLLFDSRDQKEGMRAFLEKRTPEYQGI
- a CDS encoding CaiB/BaiF CoA transferase family protein; the encoded protein is MNDQPGALRGIRVIDLSRVLGGPYCSQALADHGADVIKLEPLAGDETRGWGPPFEGDTASYFKGVNRNKKGIAVDLSKAEGIDLLLRLLDGADVLLENFKPGTLARWGIGYEDVLRERFPRLIHCAVSGFGADGPLGGLPGYDAAIQAMAGLMSVNGEAQGDALRIGLPIVDMVTGLNAVVGILLALNERQSSGRGQSLDIALYDCGISLLHPHLPNHFASGRTPQRTGNAHPNIAPYDSYRTGTEPIFLAVGNDRQFARLCQHLGAESLLEDPRFRDNGTRSVNRQALKQALESHLATQDGRDLAERLIRLGVPCGAIATVDQVVEHPHTRHRGLVVELGDYRGIASPVKLSRTPARYRSPPPRLGESTREVLAELGLSPVAIDALLQRGIVHG
- a CDS encoding acyl-CoA dehydrogenase family protein; its protein translation is MNALTERPHADDLNIPDSSGMNLFDCDPTLPRLLATYLPADVLAPWLPELQQLGARAGGELDRLALSADKHPPVLAARTRRGEDLQRVIKHPDFVALERVAFSELGLAAMSHCADGPPPLIKYALTYLFVQAEFGLCCPVSMTDSLTRTLRKYGAPELVERYLPFLASRDFDTLYQGAMFMTEQAAGSDVARTRTRARLEDGEWKLYGEKWFCSNPDADLAMVLARPDGAPDGMAGVSLFLLPRHRPDGSRNAYRIVRLKDKLGTRSMASGEISLEGASACLIGEIGRGFQQMADMVNMSRLSNGVRAAGLMRRAVNEALYVARNRLAFGKHLTDMPLMQRQLLKMMLPAEQARSMFMQIATLLPRADSGDVEAQKCVRILTPLIKFRACRDARRVTGDAMEVRGGVGYIEEWSDARLVRDAHLGSIWEGTSNIVALDIARAVTREDALAPLQRHLQHVLADAELPAPVTAHLRSLLDRVATALSEVAAEHRHEQVRQAGSALYHIATAIFMAWEACRLAPDYRRLALALLVVRHKLLPKDPLDLPAVDAAAPLLPTLVSEAPVSLGDALQLLAQ